A portion of the Deltaproteobacteria bacterium genome contains these proteins:
- a CDS encoding alpha-ketoacid dehydrogenase subunit beta: MVQAINLALHQEMEKDDRVIVLGEDVGKDGGVFRLTEGLVQKFGEERVMDTPLAESGIVGVSIGMALYGLRPVCEIQFSGFSYQNLHQIENHASRLRRRSQGRLTVPMVLRAPYGGGIRALEHHSESREAFWAHIPGLKMVIPSGPRNARALLISAIRDPDPVIFYEPKAVYRAFREEVPEEEETMPLGKSQTVQEGKDITLISYGAMMRPTLEAAQELKEKDQVEAEVIDLLTIMPLDDELFTASVKKTGRALIVHEAPKSFGPGAEIASRIMEKSFFHLEAPIARVAGYDIVIPLFAREDAYLPNVQRIVRAARQVLSS; the protein is encoded by the coding sequence ATGGTCCAGGCCATCAATCTTGCTTTGCACCAGGAAATGGAAAAGGACGATCGGGTAATTGTGCTGGGTGAAGATGTTGGTAAGGACGGAGGCGTCTTCAGACTGACTGAAGGCCTGGTCCAGAAGTTTGGGGAAGAACGGGTCATGGATACGCCTTTGGCGGAATCCGGTATTGTGGGAGTATCTATCGGCATGGCCTTGTACGGGCTGCGGCCCGTGTGTGAAATTCAGTTTTCAGGTTTTTCCTACCAAAACCTCCACCAGATCGAAAACCATGCTTCCCGCCTCAGAAGACGCTCGCAAGGTCGCCTCACCGTGCCCATGGTGCTGCGAGCCCCCTACGGAGGTGGGATTCGGGCGCTGGAACACCACTCGGAAAGCCGTGAAGCATTCTGGGCTCACATTCCAGGACTTAAGATGGTCATCCCTTCGGGCCCCAGGAATGCACGCGCACTGCTTATCAGCGCCATAAGGGATCCTGATCCCGTGATCTTCTACGAGCCCAAAGCCGTGTATCGAGCCTTTCGAGAAGAAGTCCCCGAGGAAGAAGAAACCATGCCTCTGGGAAAGTCCCAGACAGTGCAGGAAGGCAAGGACATCACCCTGATTTCGTATGGAGCCATGATGCGTCCCACCCTCGAGGCGGCGCAGGAACTCAAAGAGAAAGACCAGGTCGAGGCTGAGGTGATCGATTTGTTGACCATTATGCCGCTGGACGACGAGCTGTTCACCGCTTCAGTGAAGAAGACAGGCAGGGCGCTTATCGTGCACGAAGCTCCGAAAAGCTTCGGTCCGGGCGCCGAGATCGCCTCACGCATCATGGAGAAGTCCTTTTTCCATCTGGAAGCGCCCATCGCACGAGTTGCAGGGTATGACATAGTAATTCCTTTGTTCGCGCGTGAAGACGCATACCTCCCGAACGTTCAGAGGATTGTTCGGGCCGCCCGACAAGTCCTAAGCTCATAG